In Populus alba chromosome 1, ASM523922v2, whole genome shotgun sequence, a single window of DNA contains:
- the LOC118056819 gene encoding uncharacterized protein isoform X2, translated as MDYERIHKVQSGIISPSKLRMKLVGPHHHRKKDGSNSNSSRTSPSKLQDNEFVKNSLLASDCGDFGEEALGFEVASVNFPSEAVLDLCQADLPMETVPKEIGDAGRVKMQPFSKCEKGNSSAVHPVRTVEDENLDYDSNASSSSFEFHNERSANNQFSKRFSRPMSSKWNDAEKWIMKRQNVQPNYVKKNNTLHNQANRNPVTSVDRVAPALSNYDPKSSNSRVADTKLVDFCLPSYQQAFEKFSFIPPGPLTISGQENGVDTLVDRCAQSTDLKEVDQRELSCTKISIQDSAVVPVVRSVCMRDMGTEMTPVTSLEPSRTATPVDATTPLRSPTSSIPSTPQRRAPALTTTDHCSNDDTQHATGNGKIELTEQELKLKTRREIEALGVQLGKMNIAAWASKNDQQKHASSLETTEMEKNEQIEFVKRAAAWEEAEQSKHTARYKREEIKIQAWESQRKVKLEAEMRRVEARVEQMRAQAHAKMVKKVAMTRQRSEEKWAAAEARKNQDAERTAAQAECIRQTGRMPSSNYICCGWF; from the exons ATGGATTACGAAAGGATACACAAAGTGCAG AGTGGTATAATATCTCCTAGCAAGCTGAGGATGAAGCTCGTAGGACCTCACCATCACAGAAAGAAGGATGGGTCAAACAGCAATTCCTCAAGAACTTCTCCCTCCAAGCTTCAGGATAACGAATTTGTCAAAAACAGCTTATTAGCTTCCGATTGTGGAGATTTCGGTGAAGAAG CTCTCGGCTTTGAGGTTGCATCTGTTAACTTTCCAAGTGAGGCGGTGTTGGACCTCTGCCAAGCTGACCTGCCGATGGAGACGGTGCCCAAGGAAATTGGTGACGCTGGTCGTGTTAAAATGCAGCCATTCTCAAAGTGTGAAAAGGGTAATTCAAGTGCAGTTCACCCTGTCAGGACAGTAGAAGATGAGAACCTTGATTACGATAGCAATGCTAGTTCGTCCAGCTTTGAGTTTCATAATGAGAGATCGGCAAACAATCAATTTTCAAAGCGATTCTCAAGGCCTATGTCTTCTAAGTGGAATGATGCAGAGAAATGGATAATGAAGAGGCAGAATGTACAACCCAATTATGTTAAGAAGAATAATACTTTACACAACCAAGCTAATAGGAATCCAGTAACAAGTGTGGACAGGGTTGCTCCTGCGTTGTCAAATTATGATCCAAAATCATCAAATAGCAGGGTAGCAGACACGAAGCTTGTAGATTTCTGTCTGCCTTCTTATCAACAGGCGTTTGAAAAATTCTCCTTCATTCCTCCTGGACCTCTCACAATTTCTGGTCAAGAAAATGGGGTTGACACCCTAGTCGATCGATGTGCTCAGAGTACAGACTTGAAGGAAGTGGATCAAAGGGAATTATCTTGTACAAAAATCTCAATACAAGATTCAGCAG TTGTTCCAGTTGTAAGATCAGTCTGTATGAGGGATATGGGAACGGAAATGACCCCTGTTACAAGTCTAGAGCCTTCTAGGACTGCGACACCTGTAGACGCAACAACTCCACTCCGCAGCCCAACTTCTTCTATCCCATCTACTCCCCAAAGAAGGGCACCAGCACTCACAACAACAGATCACTGCTCCAATGATGATACACAACATGCCACTGGAAATGGCAAAATAGAATTGACTGAGCAAGAATTGAAACTAAAGACGAGGAGAGAGATTGAGGCCCTCGGTGTTCAGCTTGGCAAGATGAATATTGCTGCTTGGGCAAGTAAAAATGACCAGCAAAAACATGCATCTTCACTTGAAACTACTGAAATGGAGAAGAATGAGCAAATTGAATTTGTAAAACGTGCTGCTGCATGGGAGGAAGCTGAACAATCTAAACACACAGCAAG ATATAAACGTGAAGAAATCAAGATCCAAGCATGGGAAAGTCAACGGAAAGTGAAACTAGAAGCAGAGATGCGGAGAGTAGAG GCTCGAGTTGAACAAATGCGAGCCCAAGCACATGCGAAGATGGTGAAGAAGGTCGCCATGACAAGGCAGCGATCAGAAGAAAAATGGGCGGCAGCTGAAGctagaaaaaatcaagatgcAGAAAGAACTGCAGCCCAAGCAGAATGTATTCGTCAAACAGGGCGAATGCCATCATCTAATTACATTTGCTGTGGTTGGTTTTGA
- the LOC118056819 gene encoding uncharacterized protein isoform X1, translating into MDYERIHKVQSGIISPSKLRMKLVGPHHHRKKDGSNSNSSRTSPSKLQDNEFVKNSLLASDCGDFGEEVAALGFEVASVNFPSEAVLDLCQADLPMETVPKEIGDAGRVKMQPFSKCEKGNSSAVHPVRTVEDENLDYDSNASSSSFEFHNERSANNQFSKRFSRPMSSKWNDAEKWIMKRQNVQPNYVKKNNTLHNQANRNPVTSVDRVAPALSNYDPKSSNSRVADTKLVDFCLPSYQQAFEKFSFIPPGPLTISGQENGVDTLVDRCAQSTDLKEVDQRELSCTKISIQDSAVVPVVRSVCMRDMGTEMTPVTSLEPSRTATPVDATTPLRSPTSSIPSTPQRRAPALTTTDHCSNDDTQHATGNGKIELTEQELKLKTRREIEALGVQLGKMNIAAWASKNDQQKHASSLETTEMEKNEQIEFVKRAAAWEEAEQSKHTARYKREEIKIQAWESQRKVKLEAEMRRVEARVEQMRAQAHAKMVKKVAMTRQRSEEKWAAAEARKNQDAERTAAQAECIRQTGRMPSSNYICCGWF; encoded by the exons ATGGATTACGAAAGGATACACAAAGTGCAG AGTGGTATAATATCTCCTAGCAAGCTGAGGATGAAGCTCGTAGGACCTCACCATCACAGAAAGAAGGATGGGTCAAACAGCAATTCCTCAAGAACTTCTCCCTCCAAGCTTCAGGATAACGAATTTGTCAAAAACAGCTTATTAGCTTCCGATTGTGGAGATTTCGGTGAAGAAG TTGCAGCTCTCGGCTTTGAGGTTGCATCTGTTAACTTTCCAAGTGAGGCGGTGTTGGACCTCTGCCAAGCTGACCTGCCGATGGAGACGGTGCCCAAGGAAATTGGTGACGCTGGTCGTGTTAAAATGCAGCCATTCTCAAAGTGTGAAAAGGGTAATTCAAGTGCAGTTCACCCTGTCAGGACAGTAGAAGATGAGAACCTTGATTACGATAGCAATGCTAGTTCGTCCAGCTTTGAGTTTCATAATGAGAGATCGGCAAACAATCAATTTTCAAAGCGATTCTCAAGGCCTATGTCTTCTAAGTGGAATGATGCAGAGAAATGGATAATGAAGAGGCAGAATGTACAACCCAATTATGTTAAGAAGAATAATACTTTACACAACCAAGCTAATAGGAATCCAGTAACAAGTGTGGACAGGGTTGCTCCTGCGTTGTCAAATTATGATCCAAAATCATCAAATAGCAGGGTAGCAGACACGAAGCTTGTAGATTTCTGTCTGCCTTCTTATCAACAGGCGTTTGAAAAATTCTCCTTCATTCCTCCTGGACCTCTCACAATTTCTGGTCAAGAAAATGGGGTTGACACCCTAGTCGATCGATGTGCTCAGAGTACAGACTTGAAGGAAGTGGATCAAAGGGAATTATCTTGTACAAAAATCTCAATACAAGATTCAGCAG TTGTTCCAGTTGTAAGATCAGTCTGTATGAGGGATATGGGAACGGAAATGACCCCTGTTACAAGTCTAGAGCCTTCTAGGACTGCGACACCTGTAGACGCAACAACTCCACTCCGCAGCCCAACTTCTTCTATCCCATCTACTCCCCAAAGAAGGGCACCAGCACTCACAACAACAGATCACTGCTCCAATGATGATACACAACATGCCACTGGAAATGGCAAAATAGAATTGACTGAGCAAGAATTGAAACTAAAGACGAGGAGAGAGATTGAGGCCCTCGGTGTTCAGCTTGGCAAGATGAATATTGCTGCTTGGGCAAGTAAAAATGACCAGCAAAAACATGCATCTTCACTTGAAACTACTGAAATGGAGAAGAATGAGCAAATTGAATTTGTAAAACGTGCTGCTGCATGGGAGGAAGCTGAACAATCTAAACACACAGCAAG ATATAAACGTGAAGAAATCAAGATCCAAGCATGGGAAAGTCAACGGAAAGTGAAACTAGAAGCAGAGATGCGGAGAGTAGAG GCTCGAGTTGAACAAATGCGAGCCCAAGCACATGCGAAGATGGTGAAGAAGGTCGCCATGACAAGGCAGCGATCAGAAGAAAAATGGGCGGCAGCTGAAGctagaaaaaatcaagatgcAGAAAGAACTGCAGCCCAAGCAGAATGTATTCGTCAAACAGGGCGAATGCCATCATCTAATTACATTTGCTGTGGTTGGTTTTGA